Proteins from one Mucilaginibacter jinjuensis genomic window:
- a CDS encoding mechanosensitive ion channel family protein, producing the protein MDLHIIYNKVFNWLLSNGPKLLFGIIVFFVGLWVIRLIRNSLKNRMSQKQVHSSLQPFFLSLSITSLYFLLIIFVMEIVGIELTIFTTVIGAATVAAGLALSGTLQNFAGGILILLLKPFDLDDYIIAQGQEGVVTSIQIFYTVVLTNDNKTVIIPNGKLFNEVIVNVTREGKRRLDFEIKLGYSADSEQVKQIIQKAIEETSGMLKSPVARVGVIALEVDGIRYTVQAWIEPKTYIDAKISLHNQIIKDLRAAGVKLPGM; encoded by the coding sequence ATGGATTTACACATCATCTACAATAAAGTTTTTAATTGGTTGCTCAGCAACGGCCCGAAGTTATTATTCGGTATCATTGTTTTCTTTGTGGGCCTATGGGTCATCAGGTTAATCCGCAATTCACTTAAAAACCGGATGAGCCAAAAACAGGTTCACTCCTCATTACAACCATTCTTTCTAAGTCTTTCAATTACTTCGCTCTATTTCCTGCTTATCATCTTCGTAATGGAGATCGTGGGGATCGAGCTTACCATATTCACCACCGTTATTGGCGCCGCTACTGTTGCTGCCGGTTTGGCGCTCTCGGGTACCTTACAAAACTTTGCAGGTGGGATCTTAATATTATTGCTTAAGCCGTTCGACCTCGATGATTACATCATCGCACAAGGCCAGGAAGGCGTGGTTACTTCTATCCAGATCTTTTACACGGTGGTGTTAACCAATGATAATAAAACGGTGATTATCCCCAACGGGAAACTGTTTAACGAAGTAATAGTAAACGTAACCCGCGAAGGCAAAAGGCGTTTGGATTTCGAAATTAAACTAGGCTATTCTGCCGATAGCGAACAGGTTAAGCAGATTATACAAAAAGCCATAGAAGAAACTTCGGGCATGTTAAAATCGCCTGTTGCCCGCGTTGGTGTAATTGCGTTAGAAGTTGATGGTATCCGCTACACCGTACAAGCGTGGATAGAGCCTAAAACTTATATTGATGCCAAAATTAGTCTGCATAACCAGATCATCAAAGACCTACGGGCAGCCGGTGTTAAACTTCCAGGCATGTAA
- the groL gene encoding chaperonin GroEL (60 kDa chaperone family; promotes refolding of misfolded polypeptides especially under stressful conditions; forms two stacked rings of heptamers to form a barrel-shaped 14mer; ends can be capped by GroES; misfolded proteins enter the barrel where they are refolded when GroES binds), with protein MAKQVKYNVEARDALKRGVDILANAVKVTLGPKGRNVIIDKKFGSPAITKDGVTVAKEIELKDALENMGAQMVKEVASKTADIAGDGTTTATVLAQAIVTAGVKNVAAGANPMDLKRGIDKAVAAVVKNLQEQSQTVGEDNNKIKQVASISANNDEIIGTLIADAMAKVGKDGVITVEEAKGTETEVRTVEGMQFDRGYLSPYFVTNADKMEAELENPYILIYDKKISSMKELLPILEKQVQTGRPLLIIAEDLDGEALATLVVNKIRGSLKVAAVKAPGFGDRRKAMLEDIAILTGGTVISEERGYKLENADLTYLGTAEKIVIDKDNTTVINGAGNTDDIKARVGQIKAQIETTTSDYDKEKLQERLAKLSGGVAVLYVGAATEVEMKEKKDRVDDALHATRAAVEEGIVAGGGVAFIRAVASIIDLKGDNEDENTGIQIIRRAIEEPLRQICENAGIEGSIVVQKVKEGTADFGYNARTDKYENLIGAGVIDPTKVSRVALENAASIAAMLLTTECVLADDPEDAQVGAGGPPMGGMGGMM; from the coding sequence ATGGCAAAACAAGTTAAATACAACGTGGAAGCACGTGACGCCCTTAAACGTGGTGTTGATATCTTAGCTAATGCAGTTAAGGTAACTTTGGGTCCAAAAGGACGTAACGTAATTATCGATAAAAAATTTGGTTCACCTGCCATCACTAAAGATGGTGTTACTGTTGCTAAAGAAATCGAATTAAAAGATGCTTTAGAAAACATGGGTGCGCAAATGGTTAAAGAAGTTGCATCAAAAACTGCTGATATTGCAGGTGATGGTACTACTACTGCTACCGTTTTAGCACAAGCTATTGTAACTGCAGGCGTTAAAAACGTAGCTGCCGGTGCAAACCCAATGGATTTAAAACGTGGTATTGATAAAGCTGTTGCTGCGGTTGTTAAAAACCTGCAAGAGCAATCTCAAACTGTTGGTGAAGACAACAATAAAATTAAACAAGTAGCATCTATCTCTGCAAACAACGACGAAATTATCGGTACGCTGATTGCTGATGCAATGGCTAAAGTTGGTAAAGATGGTGTTATCACCGTTGAAGAAGCAAAAGGTACTGAAACTGAGGTTAGAACTGTAGAAGGTATGCAGTTTGACCGTGGTTACCTTTCTCCATACTTCGTAACCAATGCTGACAAAATGGAAGCAGAATTGGAAAACCCTTACATCCTGATCTACGATAAAAAGATCTCTTCGATGAAAGAGTTACTGCCAATTTTGGAAAAACAAGTACAAACTGGCCGTCCATTATTAATCATTGCTGAAGATTTAGACGGTGAAGCATTGGCTACTTTGGTAGTTAACAAAATCCGTGGTTCACTGAAAGTTGCTGCTGTTAAAGCACCAGGTTTCGGCGACCGTCGTAAAGCTATGTTAGAAGATATCGCCATCCTTACTGGTGGTACTGTAATTTCTGAAGAAAGAGGTTACAAATTAGAAAACGCTGATCTTACTTACTTAGGTACTGCTGAGAAAATCGTTATCGACAAAGACAACACTACTGTAATTAATGGCGCTGGTAACACAGACGATATTAAAGCACGCGTAGGCCAGATCAAAGCTCAAATTGAGACTACAACTTCTGATTACGATAAAGAAAAACTGCAAGAGCGTTTAGCTAAATTATCAGGTGGTGTGGCTGTACTTTATGTAGGTGCTGCTACCGAAGTTGAAATGAAAGAGAAAAAAGACCGAGTTGATGATGCATTACACGCTACACGTGCCGCTGTTGAAGAAGGTATCGTAGCTGGTGGTGGTGTTGCTTTCATCCGTGCTGTTGCTTCTATTATTGACCTGAAGGGCGATAACGAAGACGAGAACACTGGTATCCAGATCATCCGTCGTGCTATCGAAGAGCCACTTCGTCAAATTTGCGAAAACGCAGGTATCGAAGGTTCTATCGTAGTTCAAAAAGTTAAAGAAGGTACTGCTGATTTTGGTTACAACGCACGTACTGACAAATATGAGAACTTAATTGGTGCCGGTGTTATCGACCCAACTAAAGTATCCCGTGTAGCTTTAGAGAACGCAGCTTCAATTGCAGCTATGTTGTTAACAACAGAATGTGTATTGGCTGACGATCCGGAAGATGCTCAAGTTGGCGCAGGTGGCCCTCCAATGGGTGGCATGGGCGGCATGATGTAA
- a CDS encoding co-chaperone GroES, producing the protein MSINIKPIAGTANRVVIEAAAAEEKTASGIIIPDTAKEKPQKGTVISVSEEDGDGKKPTVKAGDTVLYGKYAGTEITFEGKEYLIMRESDIYAVL; encoded by the coding sequence ATGTCGATAAACATTAAACCTATTGCTGGCACAGCAAACAGAGTAGTGATAGAAGCTGCTGCCGCTGAAGAAAAAACTGCATCGGGTATCATTATTCCTGACACTGCAAAAGAGAAACCGCAGAAAGGAACAGTAATATCAGTATCTGAAGAAGACGGTGATGGTAAAAAACCAACAGTAAAAGCAGGCGATACTGTTTTATATGGCAAATACGCAGGTACTGAAATTACTTTCGAAGGTAAAGAATACCTGATCATGCGCGAATCTGATATTTACGCGGTACTATAA